A single region of the Buteo buteo chromosome 16, bButBut1.hap1.1, whole genome shotgun sequence genome encodes:
- the SERPING1 gene encoding plasma protease C1 inhibitor isoform X2 has translation MPTMTLWLPLVWLVAAATATVTPVPTAEASSRFLQLHKQHLMLLVSPHPAPGSLGDVGSPVLPAPTTHAHPEELRSLDAPLKAAEPPSPNTPEGAPKEPGTLTNRSTAAPTRSTTQGPPSTPGTSAPPCPGDEEPAEVCGVPTGEQQAAVAEALGTFALRFYQHMAEAAQPDANLLFSPINIAMGLSHLLLGTRGETRERLGAILAYPPELACVHGALQQLADAPGLFSAVQIFHDPAAWRTPLEVKQTVPLPFLRPGRPPRLVPTMTSKKYPVASFIDPHLQVQVGRLELSEGLSLVVLVPRGPPGALGTLERALDAPTFLGLLRRAARTPLQATALALPRLRLNLALDVVAMVHDMDYGLFLDAELCGLARGPAVAVDAARHRAVLVLDEAGVEAAGAMATSVARTVLLLDALRPFLFVLWHDAGAVPLFMGRLSDPQP, from the exons ATGCCCACCATGACGCTCTGGCTGCCCCTGGTGTGGCTGGTGGCCGCAGCCACAGCCACTGTCACCCCG GTGCCCACGGCAGAGGCCTCTTCCAGGTTCCTGCAGCTGCACAAACAGCACCTGATGCTGCTGgtgtccccccatcctgccccaggCTCGCTGGGGGATGTGGGGTCACCTGTCCTGCCTGCGCCCACCACCCATGCCCACCCTGAGGAGCTGCGCAGTTTGGATGCCCCCCTCAAGGCTGcagagccccccagccccaacacGCCTGAGGGAGCACCCAAGGAGCCGGGCACCTTGACCAACAGGAGCACGGCAGCACCCACACGCAGCACCACCCAGGGCCCCCCTAGCACCCCGGGCACCAGCGCCCCACCGTGCCCTGGGGATGAGGAGCCAGCTGAGGTCTGTGGGGTGCCCAcgggggagcagcaggcagccgTGGCAGAGGCGCTGGGCACCTTCGCCCTCCGCTTCTACCAGCACATGGCGGAGGCTGCCCAGCCCGATGCCAACCTGCTCTTCTCTCCCATCAACATCGCCATGGGGCTCTCACACCTCCTGCTGG GCACCCGCGGTGAGACCCGTGAGCGCCTGGGCGCCATCCTGGCATACCCACCGGAGCTGGCCTGCGTGCACGGCGCCCTGCAGCAGCTCGCCGACGCACCCGGCCTCTTCTCCGCCGTGCAGATCTTCCATGACCCAG CTGCCTGGCGCACGCCGCTGGAGGTCAAACAGACGGTGCCGCTGCCCTTCCTGCGCCCTGGgcgccccccccgcctggtGCCCACCATGACCAGCAAGAAGTACCCGGTGGCCTCCTTCATCGACCCCCACCTGCAGGTCCAG GTGGGGCGGCTGGAGCTGAGCGAGGGCCTGAGCCTGGTGGTGCTGGTGCCACGGGGGCCCCCGGGGGCGCTGGGGACCCTGGAGCGGGCGCTGGACGCCCCCACCTTCCTGGGGCTGCTGCGGCGGGCGGCCCGCACCCCACTTCAGGCCACTGCCCTAGCCCTGCCCCGCCTGCGCCTCAACCTCGCCCTGGACGTGGTGGCCATGGTCCACGACATGG ACTACGGGCTGTTCCTGGACGCGGAGCTGTGCGGGCTGGCACGGGGCCCAGCGGTGGCGGTGGACGCAGCGAGGCACCGGGCGGTGCTGGTGCTGGACGAGGCCGGCGTGGAGGCGGCGGGCGCCATGGCCACCTCGGTGGCGCGCACGGTCCTGCTGCTGGATGCCCTGCGCCCCTTCCTCTTCGTCCTCTGGCACGATGCTGGCGCCGTCCCTCTCTTCATGGGCCGCCTCAGCGACCCCCAGCCCTGA
- the SERPING1 gene encoding plasma protease C1 inhibitor isoform X1, giving the protein MPTMTLWLPLVWLVAAATATVTPVPTAEASSRFLQLHKQHLMLLVSPHPAPGSLGDVGSPVLPAPTTHAHPEELRSLDAPLKAAEPPSPNTPEGAPKEPGTLTNRSTAAPTRSTTQGPPSTPGTSAPPCPGDEEPAEVCGVPTGEQQAAVAEALGTFALRFYQHMAEAAQPDANLLFSPINIAMGLSHLLLGTRGETRERLGAILAYPPELACVHGALQQLADAPGLFSAVQIFHDPELRLQPRFLNESWHFYRVRPRTLSGNESLDLLHINEWVRKASRGLLPSILPTLPPQPRLLLLSAVHLQAAWRTPLEVKQTVPLPFLRPGRPPRLVPTMTSKKYPVASFIDPHLQVQVGRLELSEGLSLVVLVPRGPPGALGTLERALDAPTFLGLLRRAARTPLQATALALPRLRLNLALDVVAMVHDMDYGLFLDAELCGLARGPAVAVDAARHRAVLVLDEAGVEAAGAMATSVARTVLLLDALRPFLFVLWHDAGAVPLFMGRLSDPQP; this is encoded by the exons ATGCCCACCATGACGCTCTGGCTGCCCCTGGTGTGGCTGGTGGCCGCAGCCACAGCCACTGTCACCCCG GTGCCCACGGCAGAGGCCTCTTCCAGGTTCCTGCAGCTGCACAAACAGCACCTGATGCTGCTGgtgtccccccatcctgccccaggCTCGCTGGGGGATGTGGGGTCACCTGTCCTGCCTGCGCCCACCACCCATGCCCACCCTGAGGAGCTGCGCAGTTTGGATGCCCCCCTCAAGGCTGcagagccccccagccccaacacGCCTGAGGGAGCACCCAAGGAGCCGGGCACCTTGACCAACAGGAGCACGGCAGCACCCACACGCAGCACCACCCAGGGCCCCCCTAGCACCCCGGGCACCAGCGCCCCACCGTGCCCTGGGGATGAGGAGCCAGCTGAGGTCTGTGGGGTGCCCAcgggggagcagcaggcagccgTGGCAGAGGCGCTGGGCACCTTCGCCCTCCGCTTCTACCAGCACATGGCGGAGGCTGCCCAGCCCGATGCCAACCTGCTCTTCTCTCCCATCAACATCGCCATGGGGCTCTCACACCTCCTGCTGG GCACCCGCGGTGAGACCCGTGAGCGCCTGGGCGCCATCCTGGCATACCCACCGGAGCTGGCCTGCGTGCACGGCGCCCTGCAGCAGCTCGCCGACGCACCCGGCCTCTTCTCCGCCGTGCAGATCTTCCATGACCCAG AGCTGCGCCTCCAGCCACGCTTCCTCAATGAGTCGTGGCACTTCTACCGCGTCCGCCCACGGACACTGAGTGGCAACGAGAGCCTGGACCTGCTGCACATCAACGAGTGGGTGCGCAAGGCCAGCCgggggctgctgcccagcaTCCTGCCCAcactgcccccccagccccgcctgctgctgctcagcgcCGTCCACCTCCAGG CTGCCTGGCGCACGCCGCTGGAGGTCAAACAGACGGTGCCGCTGCCCTTCCTGCGCCCTGGgcgccccccccgcctggtGCCCACCATGACCAGCAAGAAGTACCCGGTGGCCTCCTTCATCGACCCCCACCTGCAGGTCCAG GTGGGGCGGCTGGAGCTGAGCGAGGGCCTGAGCCTGGTGGTGCTGGTGCCACGGGGGCCCCCGGGGGCGCTGGGGACCCTGGAGCGGGCGCTGGACGCCCCCACCTTCCTGGGGCTGCTGCGGCGGGCGGCCCGCACCCCACTTCAGGCCACTGCCCTAGCCCTGCCCCGCCTGCGCCTCAACCTCGCCCTGGACGTGGTGGCCATGGTCCACGACATGG ACTACGGGCTGTTCCTGGACGCGGAGCTGTGCGGGCTGGCACGGGGCCCAGCGGTGGCGGTGGACGCAGCGAGGCACCGGGCGGTGCTGGTGCTGGACGAGGCCGGCGTGGAGGCGGCGGGCGCCATGGCCACCTCGGTGGCGCGCACGGTCCTGCTGCTGGATGCCCTGCGCCCCTTCCTCTTCGTCCTCTGGCACGATGCTGGCGCCGTCCCTCTCTTCATGGGCCGCCTCAGCGACCCCCAGCCCTGA
- the YPEL4 gene encoding protein yippee-like 4, with protein sequence MPPPRRRLPPAAHLPPRTFHSYLPRSHRTYSCVHCRAHLARHEELISKSFQGSHGRAYLFNSVVNVGCGPAEQRLLLTGLHSVADIFCQSCKTTLGWKYEQAFESSQKYKEGKFIIEMSHMVKENGWD encoded by the exons atgccccccccccggcgccgcctgccccccgccgcccacCTGCCCCCCAGGACCTTCCACAGCTACCTGCCCCGCTCCCACCGCACCTACAGCTGCGTCCACTGCCGGGCCCACCTGGCCAGGCACGAGGAGCTCATCTCCAAG TCCTTCCAGGGCAGCCATGGCCGTGCCTACCTGTTCAACTCCGT GGTGAACGTGGGCTGTGGCCCGGCGGAGCAGCGGCTGCTGCTGACGGGGCTGCACTCGGTGGCCGACATCTTCTGCCAGAGCTGCAAGACCACCCTGGGCTGGAAATAC GAGCAGGCCTTCGAGAGCAGCCAGAAGTACAAGGAGGGGAAGTTCATCATCGAGATGTCACACATGGTGAAGGAGAACGGCTGGGACTGA
- the CLP1 gene encoding LOW QUALITY PROTEIN: polyribonucleotide 5'-hydroxyl-kinase Clp1 (The sequence of the model RefSeq protein was modified relative to this genomic sequence to represent the inferred CDS: inserted 1 base in 1 codon), translating to MATAAAAPPAQRAGRAXLTSLPAQPRRPGSAAAPRAGEARWRVMADDGGEEKKQVAKFELERETELRFEVEASQMVQLELLTGMAEVFGTELTRNKKFTFDAGAKVAVFTWHGCTVQLSGRTEVAYISKDTPMLLYLNTHTALEQMRRQAEREDERGPRVMVVGPTDVGKSTVCRLLLNYAVRLGRRPTFVELDVGQGSVSIPGTMGALYIERPADVEEGFSLQAPLVYHFGSTTPGTNIKLYNKITSRLADVFNQRCEVNRRASVSGCVINTCGWVKGSGYQALVHAASAFEVDVVVVLDQERLYNELKRDLPHFVRTVLLPKSGGVVERSKDFRRECRDDRIREYFYGFRGCFYPHAFDVKFSDVKIYKVGAPTIPDSCLPLGMSQEDNQLKLVPVTPGRDMVHHLLSVSTADSPDDNISETSVAGFIVVTGIDLERQVFTVLSPAPRPLPKNFLLIMDIRFMDLK from the exons ATGGCAACCGCCGCCGCAGCTCCCCCCGCCCAACGGGCCGGGCGCG TCTTGACCTCACTTCCGGCGCAGCCTCGCCGGCCCGGAAGCGCGGCGGCCCCG CGGGCGGGCGAGGCCCGGTGGCGCGTCATGGCGGACGACGGCGGGGAGGAGAAGAAGCAGGTGGCCAAGTTCGAGCTGGAGCGGGAGACGGAGCTGCGCTTCGAGGTGGAGGCCTCGCAGATGGTACAGCTGGAGCTGCTCACTGGCATGGCCGAGGTCTTCGGCACCGAGCTCACCCGCAACAAGAAGTTCACCTTCGACGCCGGCGCTAAGGTGGCCGTCTTCACCTGGCACGGCTGCACCGTCCAGCTCAGTGGCCGCACTGAGGTGGCCTACATCTCCAAGGACACCCCCATGCTGCTCTACCTCAACACCCACACAGCCCTGGAGCAGATGCGGCGGCAGGCGGAGCGGGAGGacgagagggggccccgcgtCATGGTGGTGGGACCCACCGACGTGGGTAAGTCGACCGTGTGCCGCTTGCTGCTGAACTACGCCGTGCGCCTGGGGCGCCGGCCCACCTTCGTGGAGCTGGACGTGGGCCAGGGCTCTGTCTCCATCCCCGGCACCATGGGCGCTCTCTACATTGAGCGGCCGGCCGACGTGGAGGAGGGCTTCTCCCTCCAGGCCCCGCTCGTCTACCACTTCGGCTCCACCACGCCCGGCACCAACATCAAGCTCTACAACAAG ATCACATCCCGCCTGGCTGACGTCTTCAACCAGCGCTGCGAAGTGAACCGCCGCGCCTCGGTGAGTGGCTGTGTCATCAACACCTGCGGCTGGGTGAAGGGCTCAGGTTACCAGGCGCTGGTGCACGCCGCCTCTGCCTTCGAGGTGGacgtggtggtggtgctggacCAGGAGCGGCTCTACAACGAGTTGAAGAGGGACCTGCCCCACTTTGTGCGCACCGTCCTGCTCCCCAAGTCCGGCGGGGTGGTGGAGCGCTCCAAGGACTTCCGGCGGGAGTGCCGAGATGACCGCATCCGCGAGTATTTCTACGGCTTCCGGGGCTGCTTCTACCCTCACGCCTTCGATGTCAAGTTCTCCGACGTCAAGATCTACAAGGTGGGGGCTCCCACCATCCCGgactcctgcctgcccctgggCATGTCGCAGGAGGACAACCAGCTGAAGCTGGTGCCGGTGACACCGGGGCGGGACATGGTGCACCACCTGCTGAGCGTCAGCACCGCCGACAGCCCCGACGACAACATCTCCGAGACCAGCGTGGCCGGCTTCATCGTCGTCACTGGCATTGACCTGGAGCGCCAGGTCTTCACcgtcctctctcctgcccctcGGCCCCTGCCCAAGAACTTCCTCCTCATCATGGACATCCGCTTCATGGACCTCAAAtag